A region of the Echeneis naucrates chromosome 22, fEcheNa1.1, whole genome shotgun sequence genome:
ATGAAATAAACTAAGTGAACCAAAATAACTCAATGCAAGTTTGATAATGGTTAAATCAGTTGATAACATCAAGCACCCATCTCTAATGTGCATTACCACTTAAATGCTCAAAAGCCATTCCTGAAGATCctaccaaatcaaatcaattatGAAATTGTTGCAGTCACAGTTGTAAAGCAGTTGATAATAGACTGATGGCAAAAAATGAAACTTTAGCTTCAAAATCAGTTAAGAGCAAGTTATTGGTTAGCCACTGAGCTTCAAAGCAGACCAACACATCATACTTTGCCCTGGTAAATGATTGTCCCATATCCTCCACAGAAAGCTGTCTCTATCCACAAACTGCATTGAAAAAATAACTAACCTCAATGGCCTGAGTGAGTATTGAGCATACTGGCACATTTAGTCACATAGACCAAAAACGAGCTAAATTCGTGGAGGGAATGTGGTGCTGTAATTAGGTGTTATATTGTATCCTTTCAGAAAACCTGAGAATACTGTCATTGGGGAGAAATAATATCAAGGCGCTCACTGGGCTGGTAAGTTACACATGAGGGAGAAATTAGAAAcccatttgattattttattatttcaattactgtctctcttttataaatcacacacacttttgcgtgtttgtttgtgtaccatttttgtgtttgtgcaggacGCAGTAGGGGAGACACTAGAAGAGTTGTGGATCTCCTATAACTTAATAGAGAAAATGAAGGGAATTCAATGCATGAAAAACCTAAAAGTTCTTTACATGTCCAATAATCTGGTGAAAGAATGGGGTAAGATAAAttcaaaaatacagtaaatacatGCCAATTATATCTCAAAATGAGTTTATTTATTGTGTCAAGAAAGGTTTAACATGAGGTTCTGTGGCCTGTTGCAGATAATAACTTCTCTACCTCTCTAACAATTTCAATTTTACTTAAGAGGAAATGCACGTCCATTGTaatgatagttttttttttttttaatcttctgccTGGTACTGAAAAGCATACCACACATCTTGAGGCACACTACACATGTTCAAAGGACACTGATAATCTAACTAGGCTAAGAACATTGATTCATTAGATGTTGTTAGTGTCTTCCCACTCTGTTGAACCATGGAAGATTTTACAGTATTTAGTTTTAGgccattaatttttttaatttgatttgctGAATAAAATTTGAGGTGTTGAATTCTGTTCTGCACAGGAGAGTTTGTGAGACTTGCAGACCTTCCACGACTTGCAGACCTGGTGTTTGTTGGAAATCCTCTGGAGGAGAAGCATTCGGCTGAGGGAACTTGGATGGATGAAGCCTCTAAAAGACTTCCTAATCTGATGAAGTTAGATGGTAGGGATGTTCCAACAACAACGTCTGTGAAAAtacttttatatttcatgttcTTACTTCTTTTATCATGACTGACAGAGGTGAATAAGGGGAGTATAAACACTTCTAGTAATAGTTGACCAGCCTGtcagtaattaattaattattattattatttatttattttattattattttttttttcaaaataatcaaTACCAGGTTGAGAAATGATGTCCTTTTACCAGGACACCTCTTTGAAATAGATGCTTTCATTCAATTTCTTCGAAAATTATGCACCCataattttcacaaaaaatgtttgggAGTCTGTTGAAGACCATGAAAATTATAACTGACTTTTACATTagtgaaaatatacatttaagtaaaataaagagTCTCTGCTCTGGAGATTTAATAtctatttcttttctgtttttttcaggAATCCCGGTAATCAAACAAGAAGAGGATGAAGTAGATGGAGAGAGTTAAGAAGTGTAATGTTTTGCAAAACTACCCTAAAACCATCCTCCTAGAAAGTCTTCCcttttttaagttttgtgtgGTTCGTCTAGTTGCTTTTCTTTataaagtaaataattttttacaaCAGCCTCTCTTGTAGAACAGGCACATAATAAGCAACAAATTGTCAAAATCTTTATGATTTGGAGTCTGTAAACTGACAAAACAGGACTTATCTGTGTGGGACCAAGAACTACTGGATaagcacatttctgttttctattttcagCATTAGGATGTTTTGACTGTCAAGGCATGAAAgatgctgaaatgaaaactaacATGTTTGAATGGCGTCCTTAACTTACTTTGACTATGCTTCAAAGTTCTATACAGCTAGGgtaaacagagacacacaacagttaatatcaacatcaacatcctgCAGCCTATTTGGAGTTGGCTGCAAACACCTGCTACTGTTCTCATTTCAAATCACCATGGTAAGATGGCCAAATACAGATAAAGATTAGCAGCGTTATGTTCCATTTACATAACACTGGACTGAGCAGTGGGGAAACTAATGGTAAGGAAGAGTGACTTAGATATACGAAATGGAAATTCTTGCCACTTTCTGAATCTGTGTGAGGTTGCCATCAGAATTTAGGACTTGCTGAAATCGGGGTCTTCCACCAAATTGACTTATCGCATAGTAAACAGTACTCACATTAAAATAGAAGGTTAAATTAGTGTGAACTCATGGGACATGAAAGCACCCTCTCCAGCCACACTGGGTAGATGTGTGAAGTCAAAAGAGCtgagtgtgaaaatgtgaccaAAATACACCCTCAGCTCTGCTTCGTACTGTTTTATTTGAGATCTGGTTTGATTACATCCAGTTCCAATACGAGTCTGTGTTTaacaattttatatttgtaatttttaagAATGTCTGTACTCACAAATGTGAGGTATTTatgctttaaattattttctaattttgaataaatacatttgatgtGGGTTGGTAAGCCATTACTGTTACAAAGTACTGATCTTATTCATTTGTAAACATGTATTGTTTAGTGTTGTTGTaaatttgtacatttatttgttttggtttttttgtaattcattCAGAggtctttccctctttctcacataaaaacttaatttaatgAGTGCTTTCAAGACACAACGACTGTtaacaaggaaataaaatatgtatatgCAAAATCaagataaaatatatgaataaatggAAACAGCACATATGAAAAGACATGCGTATGCACCTATAtactgaaatacacacacattgagcTGTGTAGTAGAATTTTTCtgatacattttattcatttatgggaatacattttattaattaataatagaaaaatatgaCAGTCAAGAACTTTGTGTACTTTGAAATGGATGATTTTTAACATTTGAGAGAGATATACATTTTAGGCCTCAGGGGAGTTATCTAGTGTATTCAAACTGTTGTTACTCTTTGTTTGGGGAGTTCCTCTCTCATGACTCTGTTGTGTGAGATTCTGTGCACATCTTGAATAAAAAGATACTGACTTCAAGAGACTGTGTGAGAGCGGTGATTTCTTTTACCATCAGTAACACAATAGGACCGTGATATTCATTTAAAAGAGTATCAAGAAAGAGAAACCTAAATTAAGACGTCTTCAGTTATGATCCAAGAGATTTGgtctacagttttttttttttttgttattaatgcATTCATTAATGCAGTATTTTACAGCtgggcatagtggttagcactgttgccctcCAAcgtttctgtgcagagtttgcatgttctccctgtgtttgcgTGGGATTATTCccgctgtccaaagacatcatgtttgggttaactggtgactctaagttgcctgtaggtctgagtgtgagtgtgagtggttgttggtctcttgtctgtctctgtgtgttggccctgtgatggactggtgacctgtccagggtgtaccccgccctcacccagagtgagctgggattggctccagcaaccccctcggacatggataagcagtagaagatgaatgaatgaacgaataaCTCTTACTGCTAAATGTTGGACCTGTTGAAGTCTACGTAGGCAACATAGGTTAACCAATGAGAAAGACCATTGAAGTAATCAAGTTGTGATGTAATTAATACATGCATTAGACTGTGGGAGATGAACTACACGTATATAGGAGATGTAAATTTGAGAAATTGATTTCAATAGGGAAGCACAGACAGAAGAGGCAAACTCTGGAAAAGTGAGGAAGATGGTTGGAATTAGAGTAAAGTGATACAGCTGTTATAATGCTGTGATGTGAAGAGAGCAGTGAACATGGTTTGACAGTAGAAAAAGAACAGGCAATGTGTTCTATCCAGTCTGAATGGTATTCAGCCTCGTGCTTTGAGAATTTGCGTAGGGGCAGTCCGAGTTGCACTTGTGTGTGAACTAGTTGTTAGAGGCCTGTCAGGgaggaacaaaacacaaaaaaacaagtttgacTCAGCAAGAACATTGGGGAAGGGTCAAAGATGTGTTTGATTGGTGACACCAGAGGGACTGACAGACAAAGACTGAGAACGGGCAATGGCTACCTGCCCAAAATGCATGTGGAAGAAcaatcatttacatttcacatagTTCATGAAATTTATGAAAGTTTGTactattttaaatacaaaatgcagacatttcaataatgtaataatatgtGGGTATGAGTTCACAGACAGATAAAGGGCAACATCAGCAAAACAAGTTCTGGACAATGAGGAAGGTATGGAAAGAAGCATCTTTAAAAAACTAAGCTGCGTGTATGTCAGACTTAATAAAACTGTGCATGTCATAAACAAGCATCCGTCTGAGTTATGCCATCATGGAATAGGTGGCTTTTTAAATCCGTTTTTACGGGATGCTGGCCCAACACAGTAGGTGACGCTAATGCGCTTTAACGGCCATTGCTGCCGGCCAGGAAAGGAAAGGCGAAGAAGAAGCACCCGGAAGTTCTCCTCGACGGGACAACATCCGTAGTTTGAACAACTCTAAAACTGAAAGATCAGCACCGGGAATTAACTGACGATTTTCATGTCGAGGAAGataacgaaaaaaaaaaatgttctcctCGTTTTTGGAAACGAACCAAAACGTTGATTTATGGTGAAAAGATACTAACTTATTCCCGGACGTTAGTTCTGCAGTACTTTACGTCAACAGTTCAAATTCGTGGCGGTAGAAAATGGGGGACATGTCCGCCCAGTAGCTGTGTGCACGGAGTGTTCTGGTTGTCATGCGGCGGAGTAAAGCGTCAGTGAGTGTGGAGGTGAAGAAGGTGGTTGGAGCTCTGTGCAGACTGTTAGCAGCCACGGGTCTGAACGCTGTCCCGACACCAGAGACCTTCAGAAGGGCAAAGTTCGGCGAGGGAGTCGATGTGGTAAGTCTGTCCTCCTTTGATCTGACGGGGACAACTCCATCCGTTCCAGTTCAGACGGAAATATTGTCCTTAATAGATGTGATCAGTTTCTATTAATGGGAATGCAACAGCCCAATTTATACTGCTGTCATTGTATTCCGCTTTACAGGTTTGATAACTCTTGGACAGATTTAAACATAGATGGAGTAAATTTCACAATGTTCACTTCATGCCACTTTAGACTGTCATCTGT
Encoded here:
- the dnal1 gene encoding dynein axonemal light chain 1; this encodes MAKATTVREALAKWEEKSGTKASEAKAIKLYGQIPPIEKMDASLSTLTNCEKLSLSTNCIEKITNLNGLKNLRILSLGRNNIKALTGLDAVGETLEELWISYNLIEKMKGIQCMKNLKVLYMSNNLVKEWGEFVRLADLPRLADLVFVGNPLEEKHSAEGTWMDEASKRLPNLMKLDGIPVIKQEEDEVDGES